Below is a genomic region from Kribbella qitaiheensis.
GAGCGTCGCGTCGGCCGGGTGGGGCCAGTGCATGGTCTTGCCCTCATCAGGCACGTCCGTGTCGACCGCGTAGGCGCCGTTCACCGTCGCGAAGTCCTGCTGCCGAGGGTTCAACTGGACGCCGTCCAGGACTTGGCCGAGCCGGTAGGCGGCCACGTTGTACTCGTACGGGCTGTTCGCGAAGTCTCCGGCCGGACCGGGCTCGGCGAAACGGGCGTAGGCAATGCTGACGACGTCGGTGCTGGGCGCAGGCGGGCCGAGATCGGTGACGTAGATCGGGTGCTCGGCGTCACCGGGCTGGAAGTATGTCAGCGCAGAGCCGGGTCCGCGGTGGACGTCCCGGGCCACCACCAGGTTCTGCTCCATCAACCGGGCCGTGGCCTTGGGCACCGACATTGCGAGCGGCTTGGCCTTCCGGGCGTCGAGGGTGAGCGCGCTCTCGGTACCGATGGTCAGGACCGAGTGCATCAGCAACGTCCAGTCGTTGCCGGTCACCGTGCTGAAGTCCGCAACCGTGTAGTCGCCGGGCGGCAGCCGGAGGGTGGCCGTTGGGGTTCCCGCGCCGTACAGGTAGCCGCCGCAGTACAGGTCGGTACCGCAGTCACCGATCCGGTCGAAGAACGTGAGGTGCTCGCGGGGAGCCTTGCCGTCCCGGCCGATGGTCGTCACCTCGACGGGGTACATCTCCGTCTCCTTCTCCACCCCGACCGGGACGCTCACCGTCGTACCGTCCGTACTGGCGACCAACTGTCCGCTGAACCGCCCGGCCGGAACTGTCCCGGACCTGGTGTCCGCTGTGACGGTCGCCTCTGCGGTCCCGCCCGCCGGTACGACGAGTCGCTGCGGCGAGACCGTGAACAGGCCGGCCGGGTTGCCGGCGATCCGCAGCTCGAGGTCGAGCGTCACCGGGGTGTCGGCCGAGTTGCGGTAGGCGATGGTCTTGGTCTGGACGGGATCGTCCTCGTGCGGCCAGCGTGCCAGTCCGAAGCTGAGACTTGCAGGCGTGGCCGTCACCTGCTGCTTGATCGCCCGGGCGACGTCGATCCGGCCGGCGCCCTGGTCGAACGCCCCCGATCCCCCCGCGGGCTTGGCCGAACCCGTCAAGACCGCCTTGACCTGAGCGCCGGTCCAGTCCGGGTGCTGCTGAAGGAGGATCGCCGCGGCACCGGCCACGTGTGGCGTGGCCATCGACGTACCGGACAGGGAGACGTAGTGGTCACCGACCGGGGTCCCGGCTTCGGTGCCGGCCGCCTTGGCCGCGACGATGTCGACTCCCGGAGCGGTGACGTCGGGTTTGACCAGCCCGTCGCTGGTCGCGCCGCGACCGCTGAAATCAGCCAGAACGTCCTGCTTGTCCACCGCGCCGACAGTCAATGCGGATGCGGCGCTGCCTGGGGAGTCGATCGTGCCCCCGCCACCCTGATGCCCACTGTTGCCCGCGGCGACCACGAACAGCGTGCCGTGCTGGGCCGACAGCGCGTTGACCGCCTGCTCCAGCGGATCGTCGCCCGGTGCGTCGGCGCTGCCGAGGCTGAGGTTGACCACCGCGGCCTGCTGCTCGACGGCAGCCCATTCCATCCCGGCCAGGATCGCGTCCTCCGGGCAATCCTGCTCGAGGCACACCTTGGCGTCGAGCAGCCGGGCATCCGGCGCGACCCCGCGGTAGCCGCCGCCGGACGCGGCGCCGGTGCCGGTGATCGTCGAGGCGACATGGGTTCCGTGCCCGACCTGATCACCCGCCGGAGCGTCGACGAAGTTCTTCGCGGCGGCGACCTTGCCGATCAGGTCCGGGTGCTGCGCGTCGATGCCGGTGTCGACGACCGCCACCGTGACACCACGACCGGTCAGCCCCGCCGACCAGGCCGCCGGCGCTCCGATCTGCGGCACGCTCTTGTCCAGCGTGGGATGCCGGAGGCCGTTCAGCCAGACCTTGCCGACCTCCGCGCGCAGGGTGCCGGCGCCGGACAGGGATTTCCAGAACGTGACCGCGTCCCGCTTCGACTCCTGGACCGAGAAGGCGCCGATGCTGGGAAGCTCTCGGCGCCCACTCCCGCCTGCCAGCGTGACCGCTGCCGAGCGAGCCGCCGCGGTGCGCTGCACGATCAGGGGCAACTGCGGCCGCCGGGTGTCGTCGTACCCGGACCGGATCAGCTCCGTCACGTCGAACAGACGCGGGTCGAGCTTGCCCGCCGCGAGCAGACTGACGGCGTCCAGCGGGATCACTCGGACGCGGCCGGCCTCGGTGGTGATCCGGAAGCGCATCGCGGCTCGCTCCGGCGCCGGGGTCACCTTCGGGGGCGCACCCGGTATGACGTCGACCTTGTCGCCGGTGATCAGGGTGACTGTCCCTCCCAGTTCTCCGGCAACCCGTGGACCAGCGGTGGAACGGGCCACCGCCGGACGACCGGGAACGACCAGCAAACTGCTGACCAACCCGATCGTGAGCAACGTCGTCGCGGGCCTACGCATGGGCGAACTCCTCAGGTAGCGGCGTCTTGTCTGTTAACTACCGGCCAACGCACTCGCCGGGTTGCACGGCTGCCTGGGGTCTTGGTAGCCGGAGAGCTGTCACTGGGCGCGGGGACTGTCCTGTTAGCCGGCTACCGACGGCAACGGGTGCCCTTCGGAATCGCGGCCACGACGAACACCACGACCGGATGAGAACTGAGCCCAGAAACGGCATCGGGGACTGAGTCGACTACAGGCTCAGGATGTCCACGATCGGCGATCCTCCCGGACCCCGAAGGCCCAGCGCGCCCCTGCCGTTGCCGCTGCTGACACGTCCCTGACCGACACCCTTAGAACCCAGAGCGCGCGCCGGCCACCTCAGAACCCGAGCACCAGTTCGGACTCAGCGACCGGACGTCTACCAGTGGGTCAGGCGGGAGCCGAGGCGGGCTCGGGCGATCGAGGCGATGCCTGAGGCGATCGGCGTGGGCCGCGTCCAGGCCGGCAGTGGGTCGCTGCGGTTCGGGTCGGTGCTCACGGCCTCGCAGGCCGGGGAATCACCGAGGGCAGCCCTGGTGAACCGGCCGACGAGAGTGTTCCAGTCGCCGGCCCGATGGAGCATCGCGTGCTTCTCACCCTCGAGGGTCAACATGGCGACCGGGATCCCGCCGGTCCGGAGGCGCCGGGCATAGGCCGCGGTCTGGCGCGGATCGGTGATGCGGTCGAGCGTGCCGTGCGCGAAAGCGACCAGGCCGCGCAGCTGGACGAGCGGTTCGTTCGGCGGCAGCCAGGGCGCCAGCCCGAGCACCCCCGAGACCAGCGGATGATTGCCAGCAGCAACTACTGCGCGGCCGCCCATCGAGTGGCCGATCAGCACCACCCGGCGGATGCGCGCCGGCAGCATGCCCAGCACGGTCCGAAGGTCCGCCGCCGGCGAGGCCGCAGGGCCGTTCCAGCCACGGTACCGATATCGCATCAGGCCGACGGCGGCGGTCGGCGCGGCAGCTCGGGCCGTCACCGCGAACGGCCACATGCGCAGCAGCGGCGCGCGCCACGCATGCGGATCGTCGAACGAGTCGACCACCCCGCCGTGCGCGAGCAGGACGAGATCCGTCGCCGCCGCCGGCGCGGCCAGCAGGTCGATGCCTGGTGAACGCACGAGCTGCTGCTCGTCTCCTCCGCGCTGAGCGGCCTTCCGGGTCATGCCTGATTGTTCCCGACTGTCTCGGCGTACAGGTCGGCGGCGGCCCGTTGGGCGACGAGGAAGCGGCTCGGATCGGCGAGACCCTCGAAGCCGTACGAGCGGTAGAGGCCGTGCGCGTCGGCCGTCGCCAGCATCGTCCGGCGCAAACCCTGCAACTCCGGATGGTCCAGAAGGGTCGACACGACAAAGCGGCCGAGCCCCTGACCCTGATGCGACGGAAGCACGAAGACGTCGGCGATCCAGGCGAAGGTGGCTCGGTCCGTCACCGCGCGGGCGAACGCGACCTGGGCGCCGTCCGGCGCATAGACGCCGACCACGATCGAGTTCGCGATCGCCCGGGCCACCACCTCGCGCGGGACGCCCGGCGACCAGTACGCCGTACGCAGGTAGCCGTGCACCACGTCCAGATCGACCCGCCCGGCGTCATCGTCAGCGACGAACCCCGCGGGATTCTCGCGCCGCATCAGTTGAGCACCGTGGTGATCGGCATCGACGAGTCGGCCGGCAGGTCCAGTGGGGATGGTGCCTTGCCGGCGCGGACCAGTTCTGAGCCGAGGGCGGCGACCATTGCTCCGTTGTCGGTGCACAGCCCGGGTCGCGGCACGCGAACGGCGATTCCGGCTTCTGTGCAACGCTCTTCGGCCATCGCGCGCAGTCGCGAGTTGGCCGCGACGCCGCCGCCGATCAGCAGGTGTTCGTAGCCCCGGTCCTTGCACGCATCGATCGCCTTACGGGTCAGCACGTCGCAGACCGCTTCCTGGAACGCGGCGGCAATGTGGTTGATCGGCACGTCCTCGCCATCGCGGCGGCGGGCCTCGACCCATCGCGCGACGGCGGTCTTCAGCCCGGAGAAGGAGAAGTCGAAGCGGTGCTGCTCGAGGTCGCGCTGACCCGTCAGCCCTCGCGGGAACTTCACGTAGAGCCGATCACCGCCGTCCTGTGCCGCTTTGTCGATATATGGACCTCCGGGGAACGGCAGGCCCAGCACCCGCGCGACCTTGTCGAACGCCTCCCCCGCGGCGTCGTCGATGGTCGAACCCATCGGCAGTACTCCGTCGGTGATGTCCTCGACGGCCAGCAGCGACGAGTGCCCACCGGACACCAGCATCGCCACGCAGCCCTTCGGGAGGTCGCCGTGTTCCAAGGTGTCGACGGCGACATGCGCGGCGAGGTGATTCACGCCGTACAAGGGCTTTTCGAGCGACAGCGCGAGACCCTTCGCGGCAGCGACTCCGACCAGCAGGGCGCCGGCGAGACCAGGGCCGCTGGTCACCGCGACGGCGTCGACGTCGGAGGGTTTGATCCCGGCCGTCTCGCAGGCGCGGCGGATCGTCGGAACCATCGCCTCCAGGTGGGCGCGGCTGGCGACCTCCGGTACGACGCCGCCGAAGCGGGCGTGTTCCTCGACGCTGGACGCGATCGCGTCGGCGAGCAGGGTCTGCCCGCGGACGATGCCGACCCCGGTCTCGTCGCACGACGTCTCGATGCCCAGGATCAGCGGCTCGTTCTCACTCATGGTCCTCCTGCCACCGCATGATGACGGCGTCCTCGCCGCCGGCGTAGTACCCGCGCCGGCGACTGATCTCGGTGAATCCGAACCCGCGGTACAGCTCCGCCGCGGATTCGTTGCTCTCAGCAACTTCCAGTAGAACGGTCCGGCCCGCGCACCGCTGCAAGGCGGCGGACATCAGTTGCCGGCCGATCCCCGTACGCCGTTCCGCCGGGTTGACCGCGATCCGCAGCAGATCCACGGGGTCCTCGGTCGCCGACGGAACCAGCAGTACGACGTATCCAACAACCTCACCCTCATCAGCAACCAGGATCACCCGATCCTGATCCAGCCGGGAGAACTCCTCAGCCCAGGCAACCGCACTCCAGCTCCCACTGGAGAAGCAGAGTTGGTCCAGGTCGGCAACCAGTCCCAGGTCTTCCGAACCGGCCGGGCGGATGTTGGGTCTCATTTGGGGAGGACGCTTTTGGGGCCGCCGGACATGGTGACATCGGGGCGGCGGAGGTAGAGCGGGTCGGGGGCAACGATCGGCAGCAAGCCTGTTGCCACGCCGAGCGCGAGCACTTCGGCCGATGGGTACTCGATGACCTCGGCGGACTCGCCGCGGCCGAGCGCTTCGGCGTACAGGGTGATGCCTCGGCCCGTGATGGGCAGACCGGACAGGACGTGGGCGACGTCTGCGGGCCGGTCGACGGCCGGGCCCTCGATGCGGCGACGGCTGCCGTCTGCGGCAGGGCTGTCGTACAGAGCCCAGTAGATCTCCTTGCGCCGAGCATCGGTCGCGACCGCGACGGGCTGGTCGACAGGAGACTGCAGGGCCAGGATGTCGAGGCTGCACACCCCTGCGAGCTCGATCCCGAGCACGTCGGCCATCGTCCGCGCGGTGACGAGTCCGACCCGCAGACCGGTGAACGGCCCCGGCCCGACGCCGACCGCGATCTTCGTCAGATCACGTGGCGTAAAGCCGGCTGACGCGAGCGCGGCAGCAATCGCCGGCGCGAGCAACTCGCCATGCCGCAAAGCATCAACGGTCGACGACGAGGCAAGCACCTCACCGGTCACAGGATCGGCCAACGCAACAGTCACAGCGGCACTGGACGTATCAAAAGCAAGCAGCATTTCAGTCCTTCTCCAACAGACGTACCCCGGTCTCGGCCCACCGGCGGCCGACCGGCGTGATGCGCAGGTCGCGGGTCTCGTCGGTGTCGTCGTCGCCGCGCGTCACCACGACGTCGAGCCGGTCCGTGGCCAGCGTCTCCGCCAGCCCGTGTCCCCACTCGACCACCGTCACGGCCTCGTCCAGGCTCGCATCCAGGTCGAGATCGTCCAACTCCGCGATCCCACCCAGCCGATAAGCATCCACGTGGACCAGCGCCGGCCCACCCGCCAACGATGGGTGCACGCGTGAGATCACGAATGTCGGCGAGGTGACGGCGCCCCGCACCTTCAACCCGGCACCGAGCCCCTGCGTGAACGTCGTCTTGCCCGCGCCGAGGTCGCCGGACAACACCAGTACGTCGCCCGGGCGCAGCTGCCCCGCGAGCTCTTCTCCGGCCGCCCGCATGTCGTCGTCGGTCGGGATAGTCAGCTCGATCGGCATCGCCTTCGCGTAGATCAGGTCGTGCCCGCGCTGCTCCACCACCGAATAGCCGCGCCGCCGCCAGAACTCCACCGTCTCCGGCAGCTCTTCCCGGGCGATCAGCCGGACCCGCCGCAAGCCACGAAGACGAGCGGTGTCCTCGGCACACCCGACCATCGCCGACGCGACCCCGCGGCCCTGGAAGCGCGGATTCACCGACACCCTTCGCAGCCCGAGCAGATCGCCGGACTCGTCGAAGAGCATGGCACCGGCCGGTACGCCGTCGATGCGCGCCAGCAGCCCGCCATGCGCCGCGACCGTGGCAGCAACGGTTGAAGCGTTCTCGGACAAAGCGGTCGACGGCGGATCGAGCACCCGCCGTACGGAGAAGGCGTGGTGGATCACCGCCACGATCTCGTCGACGTTGTCGGCCGTCGCGTCCACCACGTGCAGGTCGGTCATCTGTGTCCCAAGGATTGTTCGGCTCGCTCGATCATGTCGAGCAGGGCTGCGGTGAACTCGCGGTGGTGCTCGATCAGGCCGAGATGCCCGCAATTCTTCACCTCGACCAGTTCCGCGCCGGGCACCCGCCGGACGATCTCCTCGGAGTGCTCGAACGGGGTCAGGTGGTCGGAGTCGCCGCCGACCACCACGCATTCCACCTTCTGCAACGGCTCCAGGGCGCTGTACTTGTTGTGCAGCGCGAAGATCGGGTAGAACTCCGCGATCACCGAGATCGGCGTCGCGGCGATCATCTCGTTGACGAACTCGGTGAAGGCCGGCGGCACCTCGGAGCCGAACGAGTACTTCCGGGTCAGCAGATAGCTGATGTCCGTACCGGCCTTGCGGCCACGCTCGACCACATCGGGGATCCGTGCGAGGGCCGCGACCGTGGGCGTGGCCAACCGCCGTACCAGCATGCCGGCCCTGCCTGGCAAGGCGATCGGGGTCTGGTCAAGGGCACCTGCACTGGTGGAACACAGGCCTACGCCGATGATCCGGTCGCCGAAGATCTCCGGGTGCTGCTCGGCCATCGCCATGATCGACATGCCGCCCATCGAGTGGCCGATCAGGATGACCGGGCCGCTCGGCGCGTACGTCTCGAGGATCCCGTACAGGTCGCGGCCGAGCTGCTCGATGCTGACGTGCTCCTTCGGCGAGCGCCCGGACCGCCCGTGCGACCGCTGGTCGTAGAAGACCATCGTGCCGATCCCGGCCAGATCGCGCCTCTCGAAGTGCCAGCTGTCCATGTTCAGGCCGTACCCGTGCGCGAAGATCAGCGTCAGGTCCTCGGGTCCCTCCGGCGCCTTCCGCCGCAGCCTGCGCTTCGGCGGCACGACCGGCCGACGGGACCGGCGAAGCTCGTCCACCTCGACATACAGCTCAACACCGTCGTCTGCCGTGAATACATGCGGCGTACCGCGCAGCGAACCGAACGGCTCGGCCTCCAGTTGGGCGCGCTGTCCCGACCGCCGTCCGATCACCTGCCGCTCGACGGCGACACCGGCAGCGGCACCAGCCGCCAGCACTCCGACCGCGGCGCCGATCAACCCCGCGGTGCGTCCAGCCTTGGACATCAGCCGGTCGCCTCCGCGGTGTCGACGTACCGCCGCGGCACCCGGGCGCCGAGGCGGGTCACGATCTCGTAGTTGATGGTCTGCGCGGCGTCCGCCCAGTCGTCCGCGGTCGGCTCGCCGTTCGCTCCCGCCCCGAAGAGTACGACGGCGTCGCCGGCCATCGCCTCGTCGTCCTCGAGATTGACCACGCACTGGTCCATGCAGATCCGGCCGACGATGCCACGGCGCCGGCCCGCGACCTGGACGGGAGCCGAGTTCGAGGCGTGCCGGGGCAGCCCGTCGCCGTACCCGAGCGGGATCAGCCCGAGCGTCGACGGCCTCGGCGCGGTCCAGGTGAGCCCGTACGAGACGCCCGCACCGGCCGGCACGCGCTTGACCATGGCGAGCCGGGCCCGCAAGGTCATCGCGGGCCGCAGTCCGAGCTCGGACGACGGCAGCGCGTGCCCGAACGGAGACAGCCCGTACGTCGCGATGCCGGGCCGCACCAGGTCGAAATGGGTCTCCGGCAGCGCGAGCGTGCCGCCCGAATTGGCGAGGTGCTTCAGCGGCGGGTCGACGCCGAGTGAGGCGGCGACGTCGATCGCGGAGACGAAGTTGACCAATTGGGCCTCGTTCACCGGGCTCTTCGGCTCGTCCGACGAGGCCAGATGGGACCAGATCCCGACGATCTCGATCCGCCCGGCCTTCTCCTCGAGCTGGGCGGCGCGGAGCAGGGCAGGCCACTCCTCCGGTACGGCGCCACCGCGGCTCATGCCGGTGTCGATCTTGAGGTGCACGCGGGCCGGCCGGTCCGTCACCGCTTCGGCCAGCTCGGCGATCTCCCAGGGGGCGGCGGCGGACAGGTCGATGCCGGCGGCAATCGCCTCGGCGACCGGCTCACCCGGAGTCGTCAGCCAGCAGAAGATCGGCCCGGTGTCACCGGCGGCGCGGAGGCTGAGCGCCTCGTCCAGTACGGCGGCGCCGATCCAGTCCGCGCCGGCTTCCCGGGCGGCCCTGGCGACCGGGATCATCCCGTGCCCGTAACCATCCGCTTTCACCACGGTCATCAGTTGCGCGGACTCCACCCGGGAGCGCAGCGCGGCCACGTTGTGGCGGATCGCGGCGAGGTCCACCACCGCTTCGGCACGCACCGTCAGTGGCTCGAGAGGGTCATACATAACCCACCCAGTCTCTCAGGCCCTTTGGCCCAACTCCCCCAGGCGGTCCGGACCACCCACGTCCGGTCGGTCCAGAGAGGATACCCAGAACAGCCTGCCGGGACACTTTCAGGCACCTGCGATGAGCCCTGGAAGAGCGCTCATCTCCGTGAAGATCTCGGTGGCGGTGGTCAGTTTGTGACGGTCGGTCATGGCCGCGAAGCCGAAGACGCGCATCCCGGCCGCGTTGGCGGCGGCGACGCCGAGGGGGCTGTCCTCGACGACCACGCAGTCGTCCGGCTTGACGCCCATCGAGCTCGCCGCGTGCAGGAAGAGGTCCGGCGCCGGCTTACCGTGCTCGACGTCCTCCGAGCTGAAGATCCGCCCATCGAACCGGTCCCAGAAGCCGACCGTGGTCAGCGCGGTATGGATCCGCCGATGCGTCCCCGACGACGCCAGACAGTACGGCGTACCGTCGGCATCCAAACCGTCCAGCACCTCCCGTACTCCGGGCACCGGCTGCAGGTGAGCGAAGCCCTCGAACAGTTGCTGGTGATACCGGTCCTCCAGATCAGCCGGCAACGCGGACCCCAGCATCGCCTCGGCCTTCCGCCGCATCGACACCATGCTGCCGCCCATGTAGTCCCGGACCGCCTCGTCGAGCGTGTACGGCAGCCCGGCCTCGGTGAGCAGCCCGGCGAGGATCCCGTTGGCCAGTCGCTCGGAGTCCACCAGCACACCGTCGTTGTCGAAGATCACCAGCGCAGGTCGAGTCACACCGCAACCCTACGCAGCGCCTCGATCGCGGCGATGACCGCGGCGTTCTGTCTCATTTCGGCCCGGAGCAGGACGGCGACAGTCCGGCGAGGCGACGTACGGACCGGCAGCACGACGACGCCTCTCCCAGGAGCAGCCGTCAACGCGAGCTGCGGGAGCAAGGTCACCGCGAGTCCTTCGGCCACCAGTCGCTGCGCCACCACATAGTCGTCCGTCCGATGCCGTACGTCGGGAACGAAGCCCGCCTCGGCGGTCGCACTCATCAGATGCGCCTCGCACCGCGGACACCCCGCGATCCAGCGCTC
It encodes:
- a CDS encoding S8 family serine peptidase, coding for MRRPATTLLTIGLVSSLLVVPGRPAVARSTAGPRVAGELGGTVTLITGDKVDVIPGAPPKVTPAPERAAMRFRITTEAGRVRVIPLDAVSLLAAGKLDPRLFDVTELIRSGYDDTRRPQLPLIVQRTAAARSAAVTLAGGSGRRELPSIGAFSVQESKRDAVTFWKSLSGAGTLRAEVGKVWLNGLRHPTLDKSVPQIGAPAAWSAGLTGRGVTVAVVDTGIDAQHPDLIGKVAAAKNFVDAPAGDQVGHGTHVASTITGTGAASGGGYRGVAPDARLLDAKVCLEQDCPEDAILAGMEWAAVEQQAAVVNLSLGSADAPGDDPLEQAVNALSAQHGTLFVVAAGNSGHQGGGGTIDSPGSAASALTVGAVDKQDVLADFSGRGATSDGLVKPDVTAPGVDIVAAKAAGTEAGTPVGDHYVSLSGTSMATPHVAGAAAILLQQHPDWTGAQVKAVLTGSAKPAGGSGAFDQGAGRIDVARAIKQQVTATPASLSFGLARWPHEDDPVQTKTIAYRNSADTPVTLDLELRIAGNPAGLFTVSPQRLVVPAGGTAEATVTADTRSGTVPAGRFSGQLVASTDGTTVSVPVGVEKETEMYPVEVTTIGRDGKAPREHLTFFDRIGDCGTDLYCGGYLYGAGTPTATLRLPPGDYTVADFSTVTGNDWTLLMHSVLTIGTESALTLDARKAKPLAMSVPKATARLMEQNLVVARDVHRGPGSALTYFQPGDAEHPIYVTDLGPPAPSTDVVSIAYARFAEPGPAGDFANSPYEYNVAAYRLGQVLDGVQLNPRQQDFATVNGAYAVDTDVPDEGKTMHWPHPADATLDYAVPTTDARELVSTLPFRRTEYYLTHGLAWSSTFVARAADGSSAGPWLFDSERSVYRPGRTYQQQWNKGVFGPRLISPPIMPNGLARGARRVGDQLILGLSLRSDSNPLHVNEPKLPSGSAKLYRDGELVVDWPRAAYVAADVPPAGASYRLETRVETPWSQRSTTVETAWTFRSAHVDGSAALPFMAVNFTPPLDDHNQAQAGSRFVVPVSVQRQPGAPAVRVKNLTVDVSTDDGKTWRAATVHQVGDGWRAEVDNPRGAAVSLRSVAEDVEGNKVEQTVLRGYVVKR
- a CDS encoding alpha/beta fold hydrolase produces the protein MTRKAAQRGGDEQQLVRSPGIDLLAAPAAATDLVLLAHGGVVDSFDDPHAWRAPLLRMWPFAVTARAAAPTAAVGLMRYRYRGWNGPAASPAADLRTVLGMLPARIRRVVLIGHSMGGRAVVAAGNHPLVSGVLGLAPWLPPNEPLVQLRGLVAFAHGTLDRITDPRQTAAYARRLRTGGIPVAMLTLEGEKHAMLHRAGDWNTLVGRFTRAALGDSPACEAVSTDPNRSDPLPAWTRPTPIASGIASIARARLGSRLTHW
- a CDS encoding GNAT family N-acetyltransferase, coding for MRRENPAGFVADDDAGRVDLDVVHGYLRTAYWSPGVPREVVARAIANSIVVGVYAPDGAQVAFARAVTDRATFAWIADVFVLPSHQGQGLGRFVVSTLLDHPELQGLRRTMLATADAHGLYRSYGFEGLADPSRFLVAQRAAADLYAETVGNNQA
- the tsaD gene encoding tRNA (adenosine(37)-N6)-threonylcarbamoyltransferase complex transferase subunit TsaD, with the translated sequence MSENEPLILGIETSCDETGVGIVRGQTLLADAIASSVEEHARFGGVVPEVASRAHLEAMVPTIRRACETAGIKPSDVDAVAVTSGPGLAGALLVGVAAAKGLALSLEKPLYGVNHLAAHVAVDTLEHGDLPKGCVAMLVSGGHSSLLAVEDITDGVLPMGSTIDDAAGEAFDKVARVLGLPFPGGPYIDKAAQDGGDRLYVKFPRGLTGQRDLEQHRFDFSFSGLKTAVARWVEARRRDGEDVPINHIAAAFQEAVCDVLTRKAIDACKDRGYEHLLIGGGVAANSRLRAMAEERCTEAGIAVRVPRPGLCTDNGAMVAALGSELVRAGKAPSPLDLPADSSMPITTVLN
- the rimI gene encoding ribosomal protein S18-alanine N-acetyltransferase; amino-acid sequence: MRPNIRPAGSEDLGLVADLDQLCFSSGSWSAVAWAEEFSRLDQDRVILVADEGEVVGYVVLLVPSATEDPVDLLRIAVNPAERRTGIGRQLMSAALQRCAGRTVLLEVAESNESAAELYRGFGFTEISRRRGYYAGGEDAVIMRWQEDHE
- the tsaB gene encoding tRNA (adenosine(37)-N6)-threonylcarbamoyltransferase complex dimerization subunit type 1 TsaB translates to MLLAFDTSSAAVTVALADPVTGEVLASSSTVDALRHGELLAPAIAAALASAGFTPRDLTKIAVGVGPGPFTGLRVGLVTARTMADVLGIELAGVCSLDILALQSPVDQPVAVATDARRKEIYWALYDSPAADGSRRRIEGPAVDRPADVAHVLSGLPITGRGITLYAEALGRGESAEVIEYPSAEVLALGVATGLLPIVAPDPLYLRRPDVTMSGGPKSVLPK
- the tsaE gene encoding tRNA (adenosine(37)-N6)-threonylcarbamoyltransferase complex ATPase subunit type 1 TsaE → MTDLHVVDATADNVDEIVAVIHHAFSVRRVLDPPSTALSENASTVAATVAAHGGLLARIDGVPAGAMLFDESGDLLGLRRVSVNPRFQGRGVASAMVGCAEDTARLRGLRRVRLIAREELPETVEFWRRRGYSVVEQRGHDLIYAKAMPIELTIPTDDDMRAAGEELAGQLRPGDVLVLSGDLGAGKTTFTQGLGAGLKVRGAVTSPTFVISRVHPSLAGGPALVHVDAYRLGGIAELDDLDLDASLDEAVTVVEWGHGLAETLATDRLDVVVTRGDDDTDETRDLRITPVGRRWAETGVRLLEKD
- a CDS encoding alpha/beta fold hydrolase is translated as MSKAGRTAGLIGAAVGVLAAGAAAGVAVERQVIGRRSGQRAQLEAEPFGSLRGTPHVFTADDGVELYVEVDELRRSRRPVVPPKRRLRRKAPEGPEDLTLIFAHGYGLNMDSWHFERRDLAGIGTMVFYDQRSHGRSGRSPKEHVSIEQLGRDLYGILETYAPSGPVILIGHSMGGMSIMAMAEQHPEIFGDRIIGVGLCSTSAGALDQTPIALPGRAGMLVRRLATPTVAALARIPDVVERGRKAGTDISYLLTRKYSFGSEVPPAFTEFVNEMIAATPISVIAEFYPIFALHNKYSALEPLQKVECVVVGGDSDHLTPFEHSEEIVRRVPGAELVEVKNCGHLGLIEHHREFTAALLDMIERAEQSLGHR
- the alr gene encoding alanine racemase, with amino-acid sequence MYDPLEPLTVRAEAVVDLAAIRHNVAALRSRVESAQLMTVVKADGYGHGMIPVARAAREAGADWIGAAVLDEALSLRAAGDTGPIFCWLTTPGEPVAEAIAAGIDLSAAAPWEIAELAEAVTDRPARVHLKIDTGMSRGGAVPEEWPALLRAAQLEEKAGRIEIVGIWSHLASSDEPKSPVNEAQLVNFVSAIDVAASLGVDPPLKHLANSGGTLALPETHFDLVRPGIATYGLSPFGHALPSSELGLRPAMTLRARLAMVKRVPAGAGVSYGLTWTAPRPSTLGLIPLGYGDGLPRHASNSAPVQVAGRRRGIVGRICMDQCVVNLEDDEAMAGDAVVLFGAGANGEPTADDWADAAQTINYEIVTRLGARVPRRYVDTAEATG
- a CDS encoding HAD family hydrolase, yielding MTRPALVIFDNDGVLVDSERLANGILAGLLTEAGLPYTLDEAVRDYMGGSMVSMRRKAEAMLGSALPADLEDRYHQQLFEGFAHLQPVPGVREVLDGLDADGTPYCLASSGTHRRIHTALTTVGFWDRFDGRIFSSEDVEHGKPAPDLFLHAASSMGVKPDDCVVVEDSPLGVAAANAAGMRVFGFAAMTDRHKLTTATEIFTEMSALPGLIAGA